The Paucidesulfovibrio gracilis DSM 16080 genome contains a region encoding:
- a CDS encoding RsmE family RNA methyltransferase translates to MSRLNSFFLASDHWPRAGEDILLEGPEARHMLQVLRTMPGTEVRLFDGEGRTGHFVLVESAKRKAVLRPGSVRRHPARRSGVTLALAWSKASRRGWLLEKSVELYGNGVAFWRSERSQGALPKTVKDSWKEKIVQSAKQCGNPWLPHLYTIGGIQDLITFAAGFEQRFLLWESPQLGTLLQPDMLSHGRSLAVIGPEGGITEQEAEHLQEADFLPVSLGKSVLRWETAALHCLSLAFHGLMTASQTNGDV, encoded by the coding sequence ATGTCTCGCTTGAATTCGTTTTTTCTGGCATCGGACCATTGGCCCAGGGCTGGAGAAGATATCCTGCTTGAAGGACCGGAAGCACGCCACATGCTTCAGGTTCTTCGCACCATGCCGGGAACCGAGGTGCGCCTTTTTGACGGCGAGGGGCGCACCGGGCATTTTGTTTTGGTCGAATCCGCCAAGCGAAAAGCTGTGTTGCGTCCCGGGTCCGTCCGTCGCCACCCTGCCCGCAGGTCGGGCGTAACGCTTGCTTTAGCCTGGAGTAAAGCCTCCCGGCGGGGTTGGCTGTTGGAAAAAAGTGTGGAGCTGTACGGAAACGGTGTGGCGTTTTGGCGTTCCGAACGAAGCCAAGGCGCCCTTCCCAAAACAGTAAAAGACTCCTGGAAGGAAAAAATCGTCCAGTCTGCCAAACAGTGCGGCAATCCTTGGCTTCCCCATCTATACACTATTGGCGGAATTCAGGATCTGATTACCTTTGCTGCTGGATTTGAGCAGCGTTTTTTACTTTGGGAATCCCCGCAGCTCGGAACACTGCTGCAACCTGACATGCTTTCCCATGGGAGGAGTCTGGCCGTGATCGGACCGGAAGGCGGCATTACGGAACAAGAAGCGGAGCACTTACAGGAAGCAGATTTTTTGCCCGTCAGCCTGGGGAAAAGCGTCCTTCGATGGGAAACCGCGGCACTGCACTGCCTGAGTTTGGCTTTCCACGGCCTCATGACGGCGTCGCAGACCAACGGAGATGTATAA
- the lysA gene encoding diaminopimelate decarboxylase, with product MHHFEYRDGRLYAEDVPVADLAAEYGTPLYVYSASTIRRHFKAFDSAFRGLDHLTCFSVKANSNLSVLRLMAELGGGVDIVSGGELYRALKAGVPSEKIVYSGVGKKDHEIREALEADILMFNVESMQELERINEIAQDMGRVARISFRINPDVDPKTHPYISTGMKKNKFGLDIDHSRQAYKLAQQLPGIEPVGMDCHIGSQLTSIDPFLETLEKLLAFYRELDEQGIKIRYLDLGGGLGITYDQEEPPHPEEFGNALTNALQGLPLTLILEPGRVIAGNTGILVTEVQYLKSTPSKNFVIVDAAMNDLVRPALYQSFHAIGEVEQHSRPAKSYDVVGPICETSDFLARDRELPEPRQGELLAVYSAGAYGFTMASNYNSRPRPAELIVDGTEVQLARRRETYDDLVALEP from the coding sequence ATGCATCATTTCGAATATCGCGATGGACGGCTGTATGCCGAGGATGTTCCGGTCGCAGATTTGGCCGCCGAGTATGGAACGCCACTATATGTATATTCCGCATCCACTATCCGTCGGCATTTCAAGGCGTTTGACTCCGCTTTCCGTGGGTTGGATCATTTGACCTGCTTTTCCGTTAAGGCCAACTCGAACCTCAGCGTCCTGCGTCTGATGGCGGAACTTGGTGGAGGCGTTGACATCGTTTCCGGCGGTGAACTGTATCGCGCACTCAAGGCAGGCGTTCCTTCGGAAAAAATAGTCTATTCCGGCGTGGGCAAGAAGGATCATGAAATCCGGGAAGCCTTGGAAGCCGACATCCTTATGTTCAATGTGGAATCCATGCAGGAACTGGAGCGCATTAATGAAATAGCTCAGGACATGGGACGGGTGGCACGCATCAGCTTTCGCATCAATCCGGATGTGGATCCCAAGACCCACCCTTACATTTCCACGGGGATGAAAAAAAACAAATTTGGACTAGATATCGACCACTCCCGTCAGGCCTACAAATTGGCTCAACAATTGCCGGGCATTGAACCGGTAGGCATGGATTGTCATATCGGTTCACAGCTTACGAGCATCGACCCCTTCCTGGAAACACTGGAAAAACTGCTCGCTTTTTACCGTGAACTGGACGAGCAGGGGATCAAGATTCGCTATCTCGACCTTGGCGGAGGGCTGGGCATCACCTACGACCAGGAGGAGCCGCCTCACCCCGAGGAGTTCGGCAACGCCCTGACCAACGCCCTGCAAGGCCTTCCTTTGACGCTGATTTTGGAGCCGGGCCGGGTCATTGCCGGAAATACAGGCATTCTGGTGACCGAAGTACAATACCTTAAAAGTACGCCCAGCAAAAATTTCGTCATTGTGGATGCGGCCATGAACGATCTGGTCCGCCCGGCCCTGTATCAATCCTTCCATGCCATCGGTGAAGTTGAGCAACATTCCCGTCCGGCTAAGTCGTACGATGTGGTGGGACCCATCTGCGAAACAAGTGATTTCCTGGCTCGGGATCGTGAATTGCCGGAACCTCGTCAGGGAGAATTGCTGGCCGTGTATTCGGCCGGAGCGTATGGCTTTACCATGGCCTCCAATTACAATTCGCGGCCGCGGCCAGCGGAATTGATCGTTGACGGCACGGAAGTACAGCTGGCGCGACGCCGTGAAACCTATGACGATCTTGTGGCCCTGGAGCCATAG
- the mutS gene encoding DNA mismatch repair protein MutS, with the protein MLEHYLQVKKQHPDTLLLYRMGDFYEVFFEDAEVAARELQIALTCRNPNSKNKVPMCGVPHHAVRRYVGQLLGKGYKVTLCDQVEDPKQAKGLVKREVTRVLTPGTLSEDDDLTAKFHNYLASLYWNPDKGRGGLAWLDFSTGEWSGMTSRREEELWQWAVKINPSELLLPKGTKPPSAYADLALVCTTLPSLPHFDITTAERALLQNQGVEHLDVLDLSNRPELVRACGAQLSYLRQTQMRDADHLGEFQQLNLSRHLLLDEVTERNLELFRRLDGRGGAGTLWNVLDRTMTPMGGRLLEERLKRPWRDMAPIRTCQECVALFADNDSLRADLRRLLDAVYDMERLSTRIALGRATPKDMVAMRRSLQTLPPIQDLLQRIDNLPTGLQDVYRNWDSLKDVGELLSAAFVDSPPPHITEGGLFRSGYRPELDELIELTEHGEAAIQRLLEQERTDAEIPKLKLGFNKVFGYFLEVSKAYQGQVPDHFIRRQTLVNSERYVTPALKEMEERLLSASDERKAMEYNLFMELREILSQARDRFMYMAGTLAALDYWQGLAETARAQAWTAPDLHDGMDIEITDGRHPVVEASVGGNYIPNSLTITPDRRILLITGPNMAGKSTVLRQVAIIVLLAQIGSFVPAKQARLGLADRIFSRVGASDNLSQGQSTFMVEMMETARILRLATKKSLVILDEIGRGTSTFDGLALAWAVVEELARRAKGGIRTLFATHYHELTSLEGRIDGLRNLNIAVKEWKGDIVFLRKLIPGPADKSYGIEVARLAGVPLSVVQRARELLSHLEDKAGDERAQAMERASQTLLPGMAVENEDPVASNVDSQAEDLLQEIRALDLDGLTPLQALTMLHHWKQNLH; encoded by the coding sequence ATGCTGGAGCATTACCTTCAGGTCAAGAAGCAGCACCCCGATACGCTGCTCCTTTACCGCATGGGCGACTTTTACGAGGTGTTTTTCGAGGACGCTGAAGTGGCGGCCAGGGAGTTACAGATTGCCCTGACCTGTCGCAATCCCAATTCCAAAAACAAGGTTCCCATGTGCGGAGTTCCGCACCATGCGGTACGCCGATACGTTGGGCAACTGCTGGGAAAAGGGTACAAGGTGACCCTCTGCGACCAGGTGGAGGATCCAAAACAGGCCAAGGGGCTTGTAAAACGTGAAGTCACTCGTGTCCTTACACCAGGAACCCTTTCCGAAGACGACGACCTGACGGCAAAATTTCATAACTATCTTGCATCACTGTATTGGAATCCGGACAAGGGGCGGGGCGGCCTGGCCTGGCTGGATTTCTCCACAGGAGAATGGTCGGGCATGACCTCGCGCCGCGAGGAGGAATTATGGCAGTGGGCCGTCAAGATCAATCCCAGTGAATTATTGCTGCCCAAGGGAACAAAACCACCTTCGGCATATGCGGATCTTGCCCTGGTCTGTACCACTCTCCCTTCCCTGCCCCATTTTGATATAACAACGGCGGAACGAGCCTTGTTGCAGAATCAAGGAGTGGAACATCTTGATGTCCTTGATCTTTCGAATCGTCCTGAACTGGTGCGGGCTTGCGGGGCGCAACTCTCCTACCTGCGTCAAACCCAGATGCGCGATGCCGACCATCTTGGTGAATTTCAACAGTTGAACCTCTCCCGCCATCTGCTCTTGGATGAAGTCACCGAACGCAACCTCGAGCTTTTTCGTCGGCTGGACGGTCGCGGAGGAGCCGGTACGCTCTGGAACGTGCTGGACAGGACCATGACCCCCATGGGCGGCAGACTTTTGGAAGAACGTCTCAAACGACCTTGGCGGGATATGGCTCCCATTCGGACCTGTCAAGAATGCGTGGCTCTTTTTGCCGACAACGATTCGCTGCGAGCGGATCTCCGCCGCCTGCTGGACGCCGTATATGATATGGAACGCCTCAGCACGCGCATTGCTTTGGGGCGGGCCACCCCAAAAGACATGGTTGCCATGCGACGCAGTCTTCAGACATTGCCGCCGATCCAAGACCTGCTGCAACGCATTGATAATCTTCCAACTGGCCTTCAGGATGTGTACCGCAACTGGGATTCCCTTAAAGATGTCGGAGAGTTGCTTTCTGCGGCGTTCGTGGACTCCCCTCCCCCGCATATTACAGAGGGCGGCCTTTTTCGAAGCGGATACCGACCGGAGCTTGATGAACTTATCGAGCTGACAGAACACGGAGAAGCCGCAATCCAGCGACTTCTGGAACAGGAACGAACAGACGCGGAGATTCCAAAGCTAAAATTGGGATTCAATAAGGTCTTCGGCTACTTCCTTGAAGTGTCCAAGGCGTATCAGGGACAAGTCCCTGATCATTTTATTCGCCGTCAAACCCTGGTCAACTCGGAACGCTACGTCACTCCCGCTCTTAAGGAGATGGAAGAACGACTTCTTTCGGCTTCAGATGAACGCAAGGCCATGGAATATAATTTGTTTATGGAGTTGCGTGAAATTCTTTCCCAAGCTCGGGACCGCTTTATGTACATGGCGGGAACCCTGGCGGCATTGGACTATTGGCAGGGACTTGCAGAGACTGCCCGCGCCCAGGCCTGGACCGCGCCGGACTTGCATGACGGGATGGATATTGAGATCACGGACGGACGGCATCCCGTGGTAGAGGCATCGGTCGGAGGCAATTATATCCCCAACTCCTTGACCATCACCCCCGACCGTCGGATCCTGCTTATTACCGGACCTAATATGGCGGGAAAATCAACAGTTCTGCGCCAGGTGGCCATCATTGTACTGCTGGCGCAAATCGGTTCCTTTGTTCCCGCCAAGCAGGCGCGTTTGGGATTGGCGGATCGTATTTTTTCCCGCGTCGGTGCGTCCGACAATCTGAGCCAGGGCCAATCCACCTTTATGGTGGAGATGATGGAGACGGCGCGCATTCTTCGCCTGGCCACCAAAAAAAGTCTTGTTATCCTGGATGAAATTGGTCGTGGCACCAGTACATTTGACGGCCTGGCTCTGGCCTGGGCTGTTGTGGAAGAACTTGCCCGCCGAGCCAAGGGCGGCATCAGAACATTATTCGCGACCCACTACCATGAACTGACATCCCTTGAGGGCCGCATTGATGGGCTGCGAAATCTAAACATTGCAGTCAAAGAATGGAAAGGGGACATTGTTTTTCTGCGTAAACTCATCCCTGGACCGGCTGACAAAAGTTACGGCATTGAAGTGGCCCGCTTGGCAGGAGTCCCTCTATCCGTTGTGCAACGTGCTCGTGAATTGCTTTCCCACCTGGAAGACAAGGCCGGCGATGAGCGAGCACAGGCTATGGAGCGGGCTTCGCAGACACTGCTTCCAGGCATGGCAGTGGAAAACGAAGATCCCGTTGCGTCTAACGTCGATTCCCAGGCGGAAGACCTGCTCCAGGAAATCCGGGCATTGGACTTGGACGGCTTGACTCCGTTGCAGGCTTTGACCATGCTCCACCATTGGAAGCAAAATCTTCATTAA
- a CDS encoding tetratricopeptide repeat protein, giving the protein MLRNLFRSRRRFDSNRLPDLSQPEGRFDFASDLDTKAAIDELSKVVRNNSEVVEIYLALGSLYRAQGEIERAIQIRNNITVRPGLAPEFRARAYYELGRDFRRGGFLDRAATALDQAEKLGGRNPHILLERARLAAQGNDYGLAAKLYGELNFSPAQAHYLVRQSQEERRAGNTSQAERSLRHALKAHPGSVEAWLERLIRLHDLNDAERFGKAMREALDHVPEAMRFAVLEGLMDHVRHWRDAALPASDEEGCDVEDARQVSHGGLDDEELKREILPVIDERQPDAMLSYYGALLLQAGGYAAVARAWFERALKLDPDFWLARLELFNLARADQQLTPFFEEQLVFFIEKARTVKRFVCKRCGLKRDTLFFVCPRCKSWHSITFRASIDT; this is encoded by the coding sequence TTGTTGCGCAATTTGTTTCGATCCCGACGACGGTTCGATTCGAACCGGCTGCCCGATCTGTCCCAACCTGAGGGCCGATTCGACTTTGCTTCGGATCTGGACACCAAGGCGGCCATCGACGAACTTAGTAAGGTGGTGCGGAACAATTCCGAAGTGGTTGAAATCTACCTTGCGCTGGGCAGCCTGTATCGCGCCCAGGGTGAAATTGAACGGGCCATTCAAATCCGCAACAACATCACGGTACGCCCGGGTTTGGCTCCGGAATTCCGGGCCAGGGCGTACTACGAGCTTGGGCGTGACTTCCGGCGTGGGGGCTTTCTCGATCGCGCTGCGACCGCGCTGGATCAGGCTGAAAAACTCGGTGGGCGTAATCCCCATATTCTTCTTGAGCGTGCGCGGTTGGCAGCGCAGGGCAATGACTATGGTTTGGCTGCCAAACTGTATGGTGAGTTGAATTTTTCACCTGCACAGGCGCATTACCTCGTGCGTCAGTCCCAGGAGGAGCGGCGTGCCGGTAATACCTCACAGGCTGAACGCTCTCTGCGCCATGCTCTCAAGGCACATCCCGGCTCTGTGGAAGCATGGTTGGAACGATTGATTCGGCTGCACGACCTCAACGACGCTGAACGTTTTGGCAAAGCCATGCGGGAGGCATTGGACCACGTGCCGGAAGCCATGCGTTTTGCCGTGCTCGAAGGACTCATGGACCATGTTCGCCATTGGCGCGATGCCGCACTCCCCGCCAGTGATGAAGAGGGCTGCGATGTGGAAGACGCTCGCCAGGTTTCGCATGGCGGCCTGGACGACGAAGAACTCAAGCGGGAAATCCTGCCTGTCATCGATGAACGTCAACCTGATGCTATGCTCAGTTATTACGGAGCGTTGCTGCTTCAGGCAGGCGGATATGCCGCTGTGGCCAGGGCATGGTTTGAACGGGCGCTGAAGCTGGATCCAGATTTCTGGCTGGCACGGCTGGAACTTTTTAATTTGGCACGGGCTGACCAGCAACTTACGCCTTTTTTTGAAGAACAGTTGGTATTTTTTATTGAGAAGGCCAGGACGGTGAAGCGTTTCGTTTGTAAACGCTGTGGACTTAAGCGCGATACTCTTTTCTTTGTTTGTCCGCGTTGCAAAAGCTGGCACTCCATCACCTTCCGCGCCAGCATCGACACTTAA
- a CDS encoding lipopolysaccharide assembly protein LapA domain-containing protein, whose protein sequence is MRYVKLAILALCVAAGVLFFMQNDAQFTALLNIKLDLYAVKFVGMGIPLYAVVISAFLLGVLLGLLYFVAEKIGSSRQLRACNKKMRSLEQELNSLRNLPLNDTGYSNGFDGEGNASAAESEEGK, encoded by the coding sequence ATGCGCTACGTCAAACTGGCCATTTTGGCTCTCTGCGTCGCCGCGGGCGTCCTTTTCTTCATGCAAAACGATGCCCAGTTCACGGCGCTTTTGAATATTAAGCTTGATCTCTATGCAGTGAAATTTGTAGGGATGGGAATTCCGCTGTATGCGGTCGTGATTTCCGCGTTTCTACTTGGCGTGCTGCTTGGGCTGCTCTATTTTGTGGCTGAAAAAATCGGCTCCTCTCGCCAGCTGCGCGCCTGCAACAAAAAAATGCGCAGCCTTGAGCAGGAACTGAACTCCCTTCGGAACCTCCCTCTGAACGACACTGGTTATTCCAATGGATTTGACGGGGAAGGAAATGCTTCGGCCGCTGAATCCGAGGAAGGGAAATAA
- a CDS encoding HIT family protein, with the protein MEVLWAPWRMNYILGPKPDECVFCVPRNDDSEDRERLILHRADHCFVIMNKFPYNNGHLMICPYRHISCITELSAEETHESVQLIQSCVSIYKMAFQPQGINVGLNLGEAAGAGIAAHLHWQLVPRWNGDASFMAVFGETTVIPQHLESTYDQLKPYFETL; encoded by the coding sequence ATGGAAGTTCTTTGGGCGCCATGGCGCATGAACTATATTCTTGGACCCAAGCCCGACGAATGTGTGTTTTGCGTACCGCGCAATGACGATTCCGAGGACCGGGAGCGGCTGATCCTGCATCGTGCGGATCATTGTTTTGTGATCATGAACAAATTTCCTTACAACAACGGCCACCTCATGATTTGCCCGTACCGGCACATTTCCTGTATTACGGAACTGTCGGCCGAGGAGACCCACGAATCAGTGCAACTGATCCAATCGTGCGTTTCTATCTATAAAATGGCTTTTCAGCCTCAAGGGATCAACGTGGGATTGAATCTGGGGGAGGCTGCAGGAGCCGGCATTGCCGCGCACCTGCATTGGCAACTCGTGCCACGCTGGAACGGAGACGCTTCCTTTATGGCCGTGTTTGGAGAAACAACCGTGATTCCGCAGCATTTGGAATCCACCTACGATCAACTTAAACCCTACTTTGAAACCCTCTAA
- a CDS encoding TIGR00725 family protein — MPRMEQRLRTVAVIGAGQCGHQTSLLAESLGRLLAETGFSVVCGGLSGVMEAACKGARSAGGLTIGILPGTDRATANAYVDIPIATGLGQMRNSLVVRNGFAVVAVEGGNGTLSEVGLALKAEIPVVAIGRWSELPGVLPARDASEAVTLIRKMAPFSA; from the coding sequence ATGCCACGAATGGAACAACGACTGCGCACCGTGGCCGTCATTGGTGCGGGGCAATGTGGGCATCAAACCAGCTTATTGGCCGAATCGTTGGGCCGACTGTTGGCCGAAACCGGCTTTTCCGTGGTTTGCGGTGGCCTTTCCGGAGTCATGGAGGCTGCATGCAAGGGAGCCAGAAGCGCCGGGGGACTAACCATCGGAATCCTTCCAGGCACGGATCGTGCGACCGCCAATGCGTACGTGGATATCCCCATTGCTACGGGACTCGGTCAAATGCGCAACAGCCTGGTTGTTCGCAACGGATTTGCCGTGGTTGCCGTAGAAGGCGGAAACGGCACCCTCTCCGAGGTGGGGCTCGCGCTTAAAGCTGAAATTCCCGTAGTGGCCATTGGCCGCTGGAGCGAACTGCCGGGTGTACTCCCGGCCCGGGACGCGTCCGAAGCCGTGACTCTTATCCGTAAAATGGCTCCCTTTTCCGCGTGA
- a CDS encoding CBS domain-containing protein, producing MSTKGKKIQAHTVITGHANADFDALAAMVAAAKLYPGAVLIFPGTQEKDLRNFYIQSTIYLFNFRNFKEIDQDAVELLVLVDTRQRSRVPHVEPLLNRSDIEIHSYDHHPDSDEDVPAVREVVKSWGSTTSILVHEMMRQECEINSEEATVLGLGIFEDTGSFTFNSTVPEDFEAASWLRGRGMDLNVISDLLSRELSAQQIAILGELLESATTHDINGVEVVITQMSADHYVNDFALLIHKLVDMENIRVLFALGRMGDRIHLVGRSRSPDVDAGQICSSFGGGGHPYAASATIKDKTLAETRDDLFALLYSLINPQLVVNSIMSRPAVVVEDTSPMRDAVEIMTRYGFKGLPVVREGGMECVGLLEHAVADKALAHQLGEQPVSDYMGTRFATVPPDTDLYKVMEIILGKRQRLLPVIKNDQVVGIITKTDLLNLLIEEPARIPESLKPERNRERSIVSVMRERLPRPLVEMLRGAGELAQSLGYGVYAVGGFVRDLLLARPNMDLDLVVEGDGIAFARAFAEQHNARVKAHHKFKTAVVIFPDNTRIDVATARLEYYERPAALPTVQLSSIKMDLYRRDFTVNALAVNLTPGSFGTLVDFFGAQRDIKGRNIRVLHSLSFVEDPTRILRAVRFERRFEFQIGGQTLRLIKNALQLNLFNRLSGARIFHELQLIMEEEHPTDCLKRLQELKVLQAIHPLFQLTAKRIDILEELEKVRTLYTLLYVEPPVTGWKLFFQGLTMNMERNEAAQLLRRLGVAPREEREHLSTREMVGKALGKLMQWREGVSRPSDIYFALERLPLEGVLFLMAKSRKDAVRKHISQYLTTWRFHTLEVSGTDLKQLGLSPGPDYTRILRRILAAAIDGEAPGREDQLAMAARLVKMR from the coding sequence ATGTCTACTAAAGGCAAAAAGATTCAAGCACATACCGTCATTACCGGACACGCCAACGCGGACTTTGATGCCTTGGCCGCCATGGTGGCCGCGGCGAAACTGTACCCTGGGGCTGTGCTTATCTTTCCGGGAACCCAGGAAAAGGATCTGCGAAATTTTTATATCCAAAGTACAATCTACCTTTTCAACTTTCGTAATTTTAAGGAGATTGATCAAGATGCCGTGGAGCTTTTGGTACTGGTCGACACCCGCCAGCGTTCCCGGGTGCCGCATGTGGAACCTTTGCTGAATCGGAGCGACATTGAAATCCACAGCTACGATCATCACCCCGACTCCGACGAGGATGTGCCTGCCGTTCGGGAGGTTGTGAAAAGCTGGGGTTCCACTACCTCGATTCTCGTTCATGAGATGATGCGACAAGAGTGTGAAATAAATAGTGAGGAAGCCACTGTTTTGGGGTTGGGTATTTTTGAGGACACCGGCTCCTTCACGTTCAATTCAACAGTACCCGAGGATTTTGAGGCAGCTTCCTGGCTTCGGGGCCGAGGAATGGATTTGAACGTCATTTCCGACCTGTTGAGCCGTGAGTTGTCGGCCCAGCAGATCGCCATTCTGGGAGAATTGTTGGAGTCGGCCACCACCCATGACATCAATGGCGTTGAAGTCGTCATCACCCAAATGAGTGCCGATCACTATGTGAACGACTTTGCTTTGCTGATCCATAAGCTTGTGGACATGGAGAATATTCGGGTTCTTTTTGCCCTGGGCCGCATGGGTGACCGGATTCACCTTGTGGGACGTTCGCGCAGTCCAGATGTTGATGCCGGACAAATTTGCTCTTCGTTCGGTGGGGGCGGACACCCTTATGCTGCTTCGGCCACAATCAAGGACAAAACCCTCGCGGAAACCCGTGATGACCTGTTTGCCCTGCTCTACTCGCTGATCAATCCACAACTGGTTGTGAACAGCATCATGTCACGTCCCGCCGTGGTGGTGGAGGACACGTCCCCCATGCGGGATGCCGTGGAAATCATGACTCGCTATGGATTCAAGGGACTCCCTGTTGTTCGCGAGGGCGGGATGGAATGTGTGGGACTGTTGGAACATGCGGTTGCCGACAAAGCCTTGGCGCATCAACTGGGAGAGCAGCCCGTCAGCGACTATATGGGAACCCGCTTTGCTACGGTTCCACCTGATACGGATCTCTATAAGGTAATGGAGATCATTCTGGGCAAGCGCCAGCGCCTGTTGCCCGTGATCAAGAACGACCAGGTTGTTGGGATCATTACCAAGACCGACCTGCTCAACCTGCTGATCGAAGAACCTGCCCGTATTCCCGAGTCCCTCAAACCAGAGCGCAACAGGGAACGCAGCATCGTTTCCGTGATGCGCGAACGCTTGCCGCGCCCTTTGGTGGAGATGTTGCGCGGAGCCGGAGAACTCGCGCAATCCTTGGGGTACGGAGTATACGCTGTGGGAGGATTTGTTCGGGATTTGCTGCTGGCCCGTCCCAACATGGATTTGGATCTCGTGGTGGAGGGAGACGGCATCGCCTTTGCCCGTGCTTTTGCCGAGCAGCACAATGCCCGTGTCAAGGCGCACCACAAGTTCAAAACCGCGGTGGTTATCTTTCCGGACAACACCCGTATCGACGTAGCCACGGCAAGGCTTGAATATTATGAACGACCTGCGGCGTTGCCCACGGTACAGTTGTCATCCATCAAAATGGACCTCTACCGGCGAGATTTTACCGTCAACGCCCTGGCGGTCAACCTGACGCCCGGCAGTTTCGGGACATTAGTTGATTTTTTTGGTGCGCAACGCGACATCAAGGGTCGTAATATCCGAGTGTTGCATTCGCTCAGTTTTGTGGAAGACCCCACGCGCATTCTTCGTGCCGTCCGTTTTGAACGTCGTTTTGAATTCCAAATCGGCGGCCAGACGCTACGGCTGATCAAAAATGCACTGCAACTCAACCTGTTCAACCGGCTTTCCGGTGCTCGAATTTTTCATGAACTTCAACTGATTATGGAAGAGGAACATCCCACGGATTGCCTGAAGCGGCTCCAGGAACTCAAGGTGCTACAGGCTATCCATCCTCTTTTTCAATTGACGGCCAAACGTATCGACATCCTGGAGGAGCTTGAAAAAGTCCGGACTCTGTATACGCTGCTCTACGTGGAACCGCCTGTTACCGGCTGGAAGTTGTTCTTTCAGGGCTTGACCATGAACATGGAACGCAACGAAGCTGCTCAACTGCTTCGGCGGTTGGGTGTTGCCCCGCGAGAGGAGCGCGAACATCTTTCCACTCGGGAGATGGTCGGGAAAGCCTTGGGCAAGCTCATGCAGTGGCGGGAAGGGGTTTCCCGGCCGAGTGATATTTATTTCGCATTGGAAAGGCTTCCGTTGGAGGGCGTTTTGTTTTTAATGGCCAAAAGCCGAAAGGACGCTGTACGGAAACATATATCCCAGTATCTTACCACGTGGCGCTTCCATACACTGGAGGTTTCCGGCACAGATTTAAAACAGCTCGGCTTATCCCCTGGCCCGGACTACACCCGTATTTTACGCCGTATTCTGGCTGCTGCCATTGATGGAGAAGCACCAGGGCGCGAAGACCAACTCGCCATGGCCGCCAGATTGGTCAAGATGCGGTAG
- the xerD gene encoding site-specific tyrosine recombinase XerD — MNNSQNPQSLSSSALHGHPWIDAYLQFLLIDKGLSENSLQNYSQDLSSLCAFLDDRQGDLKRVTAEVLSLHLVHLRAQGLSSRSLSRHVSTLRGFFGYLYKEKMLSDDPARLLRSPKTPKALPEVLTKKEVAAILQRPVRGTKLGARDRTMLELLYASGLRVSELIALRPLDFDDQVGLLRIFGKGGKERLVPVHYQAQQVLHEYLTTWRKDFSPKEDRIFLNRSGKGLTRQAVWKAVKRYALEAGIRREISPHTFRHSFATHLLEGGADLRSVQILLGHADISSTEIYTHVETGRLLRIHERFHPRAQLSKDE; from the coding sequence GTGAACAACAGCCAGAATCCACAAAGCTTGAGCAGCTCTGCCCTGCATGGACATCCATGGATTGACGCCTATCTTCAGTTTTTACTGATCGATAAAGGACTTTCCGAAAACAGCCTGCAAAATTATTCACAGGATTTGTCCTCCTTGTGTGCGTTTTTGGATGATCGCCAGGGGGATTTGAAACGCGTCACCGCCGAAGTCTTGTCGCTTCATCTTGTTCACCTGCGTGCACAAGGGTTGAGCAGCCGCTCATTGAGCCGTCATGTTTCCACGTTGCGCGGCTTCTTTGGCTATCTTTATAAAGAAAAAATGTTGAGTGATGATCCGGCTCGTTTGTTACGGAGTCCCAAGACTCCGAAAGCATTGCCCGAGGTTTTGACCAAAAAGGAAGTGGCCGCCATCCTGCAACGACCGGTACGTGGGACCAAACTCGGTGCCAGGGACCGGACCATGTTGGAATTGCTCTATGCGTCGGGGCTTCGGGTTTCGGAACTGATTGCCCTGCGTCCCCTTGATTTTGATGATCAGGTCGGCCTGTTGCGGATTTTCGGCAAGGGCGGCAAAGAACGCCTGGTGCCGGTACACTACCAAGCCCAACAGGTACTGCATGAATATTTAACCACTTGGCGGAAAGATTTTTCTCCAAAAGAGGATCGGATTTTTCTCAATCGTTCCGGGAAAGGCTTAACACGACAGGCCGTTTGGAAGGCTGTGAAGCGTTATGCCCTGGAAGCCGGTATCAGGCGGGAAATTTCTCCGCATACCTTCCGGCACTCTTTTGCCACGCACCTGCTGGAAGGTGGAGCGGACCTTCGGAGTGTACAAATTCTTCTGGGTCACGCGGACATCAGCTCCACAGAAATCTATACCCATGTTGAAACAGGCCGCCTTCTCCGCATTCATGAGCGCTTTCACCCCCGCGCCCAACTCTCCAAGGATGAATAA